The genomic DNA GTATGCCCATATATTACTTTCGATTGAAACGCGTCATCCGAACCTAATAGACATAGCGAAAGTAAGGATTCTGCTTGTCGGTCAAGTCGCTCCAAGCAGCCCCTTCTGCCTCTCTATCATTTTGCCTCTCCCTCTCGTCATGCTTCTCATCGTTGTACCCGCTGTACTTCACTTCTGGTCGGGTGATACTGTCCCGTTTCTTGTTCTCTGCGATATACATTGCCCTCAGCACGAGCGAAGCGATGGACGAGAACACCATCACAACTATGATGCTGATCCAGGCTTTGGGATAGTGCTGGGCACGTGTCGTGGTGTCGATGAGGTATGGAGCAACGATGTTCCCGACGTTGTACCCAATAAAGATGGCTGCAGCTGAGAACGTCTGACCGCAAAACGTTATTCTTTTCAGTCCGGAACAATCGGAAACTCGAAAACTTACTTTTTTGGTGTGACCCGCGACATTTGCTGTCGAAAGGCTCAGTAGGAGCACGTACGGGGCTCCAAATATCTAAACAAACATATGCATGAATGGCCTAAAGCTAGTATGTCTATTCGCTTACTGCTAATAAATAGTAGCCTAAATTGCGGTTAGAGCATGGTCAGGCCTCCCAAAGGGCGAAATGTGATTTACCAACGAGAAGTGGACCCCTATGGCTCCAGTCGTACTTCCAAATGATTATGGCTCCAACCATTACTGGCATGCAAGTTATCGGTATCAGTAGTGTGCGTGAATTCTTCCATCTAGTAACTATCCACCTGAGCGATAAAATCTAGTTGGTATATATACTGACTGTGAGTCTATTCGAAACTTACCCGGTGATGTAAATGCTGACGGCTGTTGTCGCACCCCCGGGAGTAAGCATCAATATCGTTTTGAGCGAGCTGTATCCGAATGACTAGGATAGGGTTAGAATTGCGTACTACACACCGTCCAAGTTAATTGAATACCTTGACAATTTGGGCACCAAAGGCAGTGACTCCCCCATTCGTAACATACAACGCTGCACTATTCAAAGCTTAGTCTGACTGCCTGAATTCAAAAATTGAAGCATACCCCATCAACATGAATATCCATATCTTGATATCCATGATGGCCTCTATGAATTGACTGCGCTTGAACTTCTTGGACTCGACGCCTGTCATGTTGTCCCGTAGACGTCGAACAGCAAGCTTTCGCTCCTCAAGGGAGAAAAGGCGAGCTGACATGGGGTTGTCAGGCAAGAGAAAGAAGAGTAAGATTCCCCACGCTATCGTCCAGCTGCCAGCTGCATATAGATTAGCCATGGATAAATGCGAATGATTGGTGTCTTACCAAATATATAT from Rhizoctonia solani chromosome 16, complete sequence includes the following:
- a CDS encoding major facilitator superfamily transporter; the encoded protein is MTDPNSSEKNIDDKDAAAAFLADLSLQDQSPEEIDLEAEKRLLWKIDLLLMPLLTMSYGLQYYDKAIFSSASVFGLLQDMVSMILCKRSPSNLARQKDLVVTSGNPPVSSTTRFSTATAAFYWGFLAASYPMSFLLQKFPVGKTLSLMVILWGIIVMLTIVVTSYPGIVVQRVFLGVVESAVSPGFVLVSSMWYKRSEQPVRIGIWYSATGLFSIFSGAVNYGIGKSAQNARLATWKYIYICWTIAWGILLFFLLPDNPMSARLFSLEERKLAVRRLRDNMTGVESKKFKRSQFIEAIMDIKIWIFMLMGAALYVTNGGVTAFGAQIVKSFGYSSLKTILMLTPGGATTAVSIYITGWIVTRWKNSRTLLIPITCMPVMVGAIIIWKYDWSHRGPLLVGYYLLAIFGAPYVLLLSLSTANVAGHTKKTFSAAAIFIGYNVGNIVAPYLIDTTTRAQHYPKAWISIIVVMVFSSIASLVLRAMYIAENKKRDSITRPEVKYSGYNDEKHDERERQNDREAEGAAWSDLTDKQNPYFRYVY